In Deltaproteobacteria bacterium, the sequence CTCGAGCTTCTGCCACGTCGAGGCCGCGAGGCCGGTGAAGGTCTCGGCGACCCCCTGCCCCTCGATCGCGATCGCGCTGTAGACGGGTTCGCTGCCCTTGGCGGCGATGCGCCGCACATCCTCGTCGCTGCGGATGCCCGGCAGATCACGCTTGTTGAACTGGATCACGACCGCGACGTCGTCGAAGCCGATGCCGTTGTCGGCGAGGTTGTTGCGCAGGTCGGCGAAACTCTCGTTGTTCGCGCGGGTCTCGCTGATGCGACTGTCGGCCACGAAGACCACGCCGTCGGCGCCCTGCAGCACGATGCGACGGGTCGCGGCGTGGAACACCTGCCCCGGCACGGTGAACAGCTTGAGCTTGATCGACATGCCGGCGGCGGTCGCCATCGTCAGCGGCAAGAGGTCGAAGAACAGCGTGCGGTCGTCGCGGGTGTTGAGCGTCATCAAACCGGTGCCGGTGTGATCGCCCATCATCGCGTGCAGCTGCTGAAGGTTCGTGGTCTTGCCGCTGAGCGCAGGCCCGTAGTAGACGAGCTTGAGCGTCACCTCGCGGTGCTGGATGTCGATGAAGACCATCGAACGTGCTTCGCCCGTGCGAGTCTAGCAGGACCGCGCCCAGGGGCGCGTCTTCAGCTGCGCTCGCGCGTCGGGGTCGCACGCTCGGCGCTGCGTCGCGGCAGCGCGCCAGTGTCATTGCAGGCCTCCTCGAGGGCCGCCAGCGCAGCGCGGACTCGCTCGCCCGCTGCACCCGAGGGCACCGCCGGCGTCTCGACGGTCACCAACACCAGCTGATCGCCCCGCCGCGAGCTCTTGCCGCCGGCGGCCGTGGGCACGCCCTTGCCCCGCAGCCGCAGCTTGGTGCCGCTCTTGATGCCCGCGGGGACCTCGAGCCACGCGTCGCCGTCGACCGTCGGCACCGACAGCCGCGTGCCCAGAGCGGCCTCGGCGATGCTGATGGTGGCATCGCAGCGAAGGTCGTCACCATCGCGGACCAGCCGCGGGTGCGGACGCACGTTGACGGTGATGCGCAGGTCGCCGGGCTCGCCGCCGAAGCGGCCCGGCTCGCCGAGCCCGGTGAGCACGCGCTCGGTGCCAGCCGCGGTGCCCGGTGGCAGCTTCACGTCGAACGCGCGGGCCTGTCGGCGCGAGCCGCTGCCGCGACAGTCGCTGCAGGGATCGATCTGGACCATTCCGGTGCCATCACAGCGGCCACAGCGGGTGCGCCGCGCAAACAAGCCCTCACCCTTCACCTCGCCGCGGCCGCCGCAGTTCGGACAGGTCTGCGCAGGCCGACCGCCGGCCTTGGTGCCGCTGCCGCTGCAGGTCGTGCACACGCCCGGGGCCTCGAAGCCGATCGCCTGCGTGGTGCCGAGCACCGCCTCCGCGAGGTCCACGCTCAGGGTGTAGCGGAGGTCGCGACCCTTGCGTCGCTGCGCGCGACGGTTGCCGAACACATCGCCGAACACGTTGCCGAGCAGGTCGCGTGCGCTCTGGCCGTCGAAGCCCTTGCTGAGATCGAGCTGACCGAAGCGGCGCTGTGCGTCGTACTTGGCGCGCAGCGCCGGGTCCGACAGGGTGTCGTAGGCGGCGTTGATCTGCCGGTAGCGATCCTCCGCGAGCGGATCACCGGCGTGGCGATCGGGGTGGAACTCCAGCGTGAGGCGACGAAACGCCTTCTTGATGTCGTCGGCGTTGGCCGTCGCATCGACTCCGAGCACTGCGTAGTAATCGGGTTCGGCCACGCAGTCCCTCGCGGATCACTCCGAGCCGGAGCCGGAGCCCGCCAGCATCGCCTCGTAGATCATGTGCGACGAGTTCTCGAGCGCGGCCAGTGCGTCGCGTAGCGCCACCGCCGAGGCGCTCCCGGCCAGCAGTGCCTCGAGGCGCGCGGTGTCGTTCTCGATGTCGTGCCGATCGACGTCGCGCAGCGCGTGGCCGTAGGCCTCGAGCGAGCGCTTGCAGGTGTAGATGAGGGTCTCGGCCCGATTGCGCAGGTCGGCGAGGTCGCGCTTGGCAACGTCGTCGGCGCGCTTGACCTCGGCCTCGCGCGCGATGTTCAGCAGCTGCTCCTCGGTGAGGCCCGACGATGGCGTCACGCGGACCTTGGACTCGCGGTTGGTGCCGAGGTCCTTGGCCGACACGCCGAGGATGCCGTCGGCGTCGATGTCGAAGGTCACTTGGATCTGCGGCACGCCGCGCGGCGCCGGCGGGATGTCGGCCAGCTGGAAGCGCGCCAGGCTCTGGTTGTCGTCGGCCATCTCGCGCAGGCCCTGCAGCACGTGCACGTTGACGATGGGCTGGTTGTCGACCGTGGTGCTGAAGACCTCGGACTTGCGGGTCGGGATGGTGGTGTTCTTCGGGATCAGCACCGAGAACACCCCGCCCTGGGTCTCGACGCCGATGTTGAGCGGCACGACGTCGAGCAGCAGCACGCCCTCGACCGAGCCCTCGAGCACCGCGCCCTGGATCGCGGCCCCGGCCGCGACCACCTCGTCGGGGTTGACGCCCTTGTTGGGGTCGCGCCCGAAGAACTCCTTCACCCGCGCCTGCACCATGGGCATGCGGGTCTGGCCACCGACCAGCAGCACGTCGTCGATTTCGCCGACCGCGAGGCCGGCGTCGGCCAGCACCTGCCGGCACGGCTCGAGCGTGCGCTCGACCAGGGTCTTGGTCAGCTCCTCGAGCGCTCGCCGCGAGAGCGTGCACTGCAGGTGCAGCGGCGCGCCGCCCTTGGCGGCGAGGAACGGCAGATTGATCTCGGTCTCGAGCGAGAAGCTGAGCTCCTGCTTGGCCTTCTCCGCGGCTTCCTTGAGCCGCTGGGTCGCGAGCTTCTCGGTGCGCAGGTCGATGCCGTTGGCGGCCAGGAACTGCTGCGCGCACCAGTTGACGATGACGTTGTCGAAGTCCTCGCCGCCCAGGAAGGTGTCGCCGGCGGTGGCCAGCACCTCGAACACGCCGCCGCGCAGCTCGAGCAGCGAGATGTCGAAGGTGCCGCCGCCGAGGTCGTAGACCGCGACGATGCGATTGTCGCTGCGGCGATGCAGGCCGTAGGCGAGCGTCGCCGCGGTGGGCTCGTTGATGATGCGCTCGACCTCGAGCCCGGCGATGCGACCGGCGTCCTTGGTGGCCTGCCGCTGCGCGTCGTTGAAGTACGCCGGCACCGTGACGATGGCCCGCGTGACCGGCTCGCCGAGGAACGCCTCGGCCGATTCCTTCATCTTCGCGAGCACGGCGGCGCCGACCTCGGCGGGCGAGTGATCGCGGCCCCACACGTTGACCCACGCGTCGTCGTTGGCGGACGCGACGATCTTGTACGGGATGAGTTTGATGAGCTCCTGCAGCGCGGGCTCGGCGAACTTGCGCCCGATCAGACGCTTGGCCGCGAACACCGTGTTGGTCGGGTTGGTGATCGCCTGACGCTTGGCGATCTGACCGACCATGCGCTCGCCGTCCTCGGTGAACGCGACCACGCTGGGGGTCGTGCGGCTGCCCTCGGCATTGGGGATGATCTTGACCTCATCGCCGTCCATGACGGCCACGCAGGAGTTGGTGGTGCCGAGGTCGATGCCGACGATCCGCGACTTGCCGCCCATCTGCGTCAGGCCTCCGAGTCCGTCGTCCCCGCCGGCGGTGCGCCGGTCGAGCCCGGGCCGGCGATCACCACCCGTGCGGGTCGCAGCAGCCGCTCGCCCATGCGATAGCCGCGCTCGAACTCCCGCACGACCACGCCCGGTGCGTGATCGGGCGAGTCGACCTGCTGCAGCGCGTCGTGGACCGCGGGATCGAACGCGACCCCGACCGAGATCACCGGCTCGATGTTGTGCTTGCGCAGCGCGCCCATGAACTCGTCGCGGACCATCTGGATCCCACGCACGAGCTGGTCGATGCTGGCGCCGGGGCCGGCGGCCTCGAGCGCGCGCTCGAGGTTGTCCATCGTCGGCAGGAACGACGGCAGCAGCTTCTGCACCGCCTGCACCTGCGCGTCGTCGACCTCGCGGCGCACACGCTTCTTGTAGTTCTCGAGGTCGGCGACCGCGCGCAGCCAGCGGTCCTTGGTCGCCTGCAGCTCGGTCTCGAGCTCGACCACCGCGGCCGCGAGCCCGGTCGCGGTGTCGGCCGCGGGGTCGTCGTTGTCGGCATCGCCCTCCATCGCGGTCACCGCTGCCTCGGCCTCGGCCATGGCGCGGTTGATCTCGTCGTTGAGGTCGTCCGGAGAGGATGGGTCCTTAGGGTTCGTCATCGCTTCCTCGTGCGGGGCCCAAACGAAGCCCTCGCGCCACCGCCAGGAGAAGTCGCCGAGGACGCGATGCGTCAGGGCCGAACCGCCAGCGCTCTGGCGGCGTATTCTATCAGAGGAATCACCGCGGCGTAGTCCATCCGGTCGGGCCCGATCACCGCGACCGCACCCAAGCGGCCGGTCGGTGGCGCGGACGACTCGACGTCGACCTCGTGGCCATGCGGCGTGGCGAGTCGTGCCCCCACCAGCGCCAGTCGCAGGCCCGAATCGTCGCGATCGGGATCGGCGCTCGGATCGAACAGCGTCGCGCCACCGAGCCGCACCGCGGCGTGGGGCTGCCCCGGGGACGCCGAGGCCGGCAACAGCTGCCACAGGATGTCGGCCAGCCGACGCTCGTCCTCGAGCCGCGCGAGCACCTCGGCGAGCCGCTCGCGCATGGCGGCCGCGCCCGGCGGCACCCCGCCCCCACTGCCGGCGATCGCGAAATCGATCGCGAGGTTCGCGTGACCGGCAACCGACAGCCACAGCGGATCCAGCCCGGCACCCGCGCACACCGACAGGCCCACGCGCACGACCTCCGCGAGGCGTCGGTCGACATGGGAGCGCAGCTCGTGTTGCAGCCGCGTGAGTTCGTCGTGGGCCTGCTCGAGCGCGCGACCGATGCACAGCGCGCGCAGGCGCGTCTGCAGCTCGAGCGCCTCGTCGGCGAGCGACTCGACGGTGGCGTGGCCGTCGAGCCCGACCGGCTGCACGATGCTGGCACCGTCGTCGAAGCCGACCACCGCGAGCGCGCGGGCGCTCGACAGCGGCACCAGCTCGAGCGCGCTCACGCGGCGCGAGCCCGGGTCGGCGATGAATGTGATCGCGACGCAGCCGCCGAGCTCGGCCAGCACCCGAACCGCTGCGCGCACGCCCTGCTCGACGCTGCCGGCCGGGCGCAGCGATCGATCGACCACGCGGGCATGGCTCGAGCGGGGCTCGGCCTCGCGCGGCATCGACAGCACGTAGTACTCGAGGCCGCCACGGGTCGGCCGACAGCCGGCCGAGCGATGCATGCGCTCGACCAGACCGATGCGCTCGAGCGCGGCGAGCTCGTTGCGGATCGTCGCCGACGACCACCCGCAGTCCCGCGACAGCGCCTGACTGCCGACGTCTTCGCCCCCGAGCAGGTACTCGCGGCATACCGCGCGCAGCAGCTCGGTCTGTCGCGGCGTGAGACGTTCGCCGTCCACGTCCGCGATGATAGCAGGCAAGCCCCAGCCCGTCGGGCCCGTGGATCGAGCGACGCTCGGGTCCGCGGCGGTTTGGGGGCGGGCCGGTCCGCGCGGGCCACGGCCCGCGGGGCGGACGCCAGCGGGCGCAAAACTCACGGCTGCCGCCACCCGCGTAACCGGGGCGCTATGCTGTTGCGTCGCCCCGCCATGCACTGCGAACGCTGCCGCACCGACGTCGACGCGCAGTACGAGCACCCGCGCCTGCGGCGGCTCGCGCGGTACTACCTGTTGATCCCGATCCCGTTCGTGCCGCTGTTCCCCATCATCGGCTCGGACTACGTCGTGATGCTGCCGCTGATGATGGCGTACATGTTGGGCATCGGGCCCGTGCTCACGCTGGTGCGGGAGAAGCCGATCTGCCCGGTCTGCGGCGCGCACGTGGTGACCGCGACCCCGACGTGATCCGAGCCGTCTGGGTCGGGGCCGCCGCCGCACGTCACAACAGATCGACGGCGATGCGGTCGTGCTGCAGCCATCGCGCCGCCGCGACCCGCAGGCCCCTGCCATCGCGCACGAGATCGCCCCGCGCGAGCGCGAGCTCGATCGCGCCGTCGCAGGCGGCGGCGTCGGGCCAGCGCCGGCGCCAGGCGGCCTCGTCGAAGCCGTCGAGTCGGCGCAGCCCCAGCCACAGCGCCTCGCGGGCGGTCGCGGCCGGCGACAGCGACTCGCAGCTCGGCGGCGCACCGCTCGACCACGCCGCCAGCGTGCGCGCATTGGTGCGGCGATGGACCGCACCGTCGCGATCGTAGCGGGCCGACGCCGCCGAGGGACCGAGGCCGACGTAGTCGATCGCGCGCCAGTAGCTGGCGTTGTGCTGCGCGTGCTGCCCGGGCCGTGCGTAGCTGGCGACCTCGTAGTGCCGTAGCCCGGCCCCGACCAGCGCGGCCTCGCAGGCCAGCAGCGCGTCGGCCTGCGCGTCGTCGTCGGGCAGCACCCGCAGACCGCGGCGCACGAGCTTGGTCCACGGCACCTCGGCCGGGATGTCGAGCGCGTAGATCGACACGTGGCCGACCCCGAGCGCGACCGTGGTCTCGAGGTCGCGGGCCAACGCGTCGGCCGACTGCCCGGGGTAGCCGACGATCAGATCGATGCTCACGCGCAGGTCGGCAGCGATCGCCGCCGCCACGGCGTGCCGCGCTGCCGCGGCATCGTGGACGCGACCGAGCTGTGCGAGCGCCCCGGGCTCGAAGCTCTGCACGCCGAGCGAGACCCGATCGACGCCGAGCGAACGCAGGCCGTCGACGAGCGCGTCGTCGACGTGCTCGGGGTTGAGCTCGACGGTGAACTCGTCGAGTGCACGCCACGGCGTCGCGGCGCGCACGCGGCCCACGACGGCCGCGAGCCCCTCGCGCCCCACCAGGCTCGGTGTGCCACCGCCGAGGTAGACCGTGCGCGGCGGCGTGGTCGGCAGCCGGTCGGCGCGCGCATCGAGCTCGCGCTGGAGGCCATCGACGAACGAGCGCCAGTCGGGGCGCCGTCCGACCACGAAGTCGAAGTCGCAGTACGGGCAGTGCCGCGCGCAGAACGGCACGTGCACGTACAGGCCCCAGCCTCGGTCCTCGTCGAGGCTCGGTTCGCGCCGCGCGTCGCCGTCCGCCGGCGCGGCGGTCATTCCGGGACGAGCTCGCCGAAGGCTTCGCCGTGGGGCAGATCGTCGAACAGCCGCGGCGCGCCGCCCTCGACGCGCTGCGCCGCCACCCCGCGCCACCACCACGCCGGCAACGAGTCCATGTCGATGCCGTGCCCGCGCAGCAGGCTGGTCTGCTCCTCGATGGTCTCGACCATCGAGGGGTGGAACGGCTGGCCGCGGCCGCGCAGCTGCGCCCCGAGCCAGATCGAGCTGCGCAGCGGCGTGGTTTCCTCGGTCTCCTCCACGACCGTCGCCATCGCGCGGCGCACGACGGTGAGATCGGGGAACTCGAAGATGCGGGCCTGGACCGACAGCTCGCGACCGCACAGCAACGACAGCCGCGCCGCGTACTGGCTCACCAGCTGCGACTGCAGCGCGACCGCGGCGCCGGCCCGCGCCGACAGCTCGCGCCGCACCAGCACCATGGTCTGCTCGGCGTTGGCGTAGACGAAGTCACCGACGCCACCGCGCATCAGGCCGAGGCCCGCCCGCAGGTTCGCCCGCGCCAGCTCGGGGTCGAGCCACGCCGACGCGGTCGCGCGCGCCTCGAGCAACTCGGTCAGCGCCTGCGAGCTCGGACCCAGCGCCACGACGACGCGAAAGCCGGGCATCGCGGCGTAGTCGCCGAAGACCTGGAAGGCGCCGATCCGTGACCACGCGGGTAGACTCCACGCGCCGGGGTTGTGGCTGCCGTTCTTCATTCGAACTGCGCCGACCCTTGTACCACTACTCGCGCGTCACTTGGTGGTGAACAGGGCATAGGCGACGTAGCCCAGTCCCGACACGGCCAGGAGGCCGAGGATCCACACCCAGCTGCCGCCGCGCTTGGACTCGTCACTCACCACCGAGTGTCCGAAGGTGCGCCCACTGGCGGCATCGGGTGCGATTGCGGCCAACGGTCCGGTGGTCGCCACCGGGTGCCGTCCCGAGCCCGGGGTCGGGTTGCGCGCGGGCCGGACCACGGGCCGCGAGCCGGTGCCCGGGCGTCGGCGCGAACGATCGCCCTCCGGTGCCTGCACCGCGCGGTGGACCCCCGACCGGGTCGGGTCAGCGCCCTCGCGCGCGTCCTCGCTCGCGCCCGTGGGCTTGGGCGGACGCGCCGGCGGCGATGCGGTCGGCGGCGGCACGTCGCGCGCCACCGGGTGCGGTGCCGATTCGTCGAAGCGGGCCTGGCTGACCAGTGCCTCGATGTTGCCGATCGTCATCGGCCGCTTGCGTGGCTGGGGATTGCCGGCCTCGACCGTGCGGGCCCACTCGGGCACGTCGTCGTCGCCGGCCTCCGGCACGGCATCGAAGGCGGCGAAGTCGAGTGCCTGATCGAGGTCGCTGTACTCGTCGTCGTAGTCGACGTTGGCGGGTGCGCCCTCGCCGAACAGCTCCGACATCACGGCGCTCAATCGCCGCGGTGTCCACGACAGCCCCGCCTCGGTGAGGAAGGCCTCGAGGTCGCGGAAGAAGTGATCGCAGTTCTGGTAGCGATCGGCGGGATCGACCTCGAGCGCCCGCATGATGATCGCCTCGAGCGCGGGCGGGAACTTCGGATCGACGAAGGTCGGTGCCGGGATGTCGCCCTCGAGCACGCGGCGCGTGACCTCTTCGCGGGCGCCGCGGAAGAGTCGACGGCCGAGGCATAGCTCGTAGAGCACGACCCCGAGCGGGAAGATGTCGGCGCGCTGATCGATGGGGTGGCCGAGCAGCTGCTCGGGCGCCATGTACGACAGCTTGCCGGCGACCTGTCCCTTCTTGGCGACCGCCGACGCGCGGGTGGCAGCGATGCCGAAGTCGAGGATCTTGCACACGCCGTCGTAGCCGACGTGGATGTTGGTGGGGTTGATGTCGCGGTGGACCAGGCCGAGCGGCGTGCCGTCCTCGGTGGTGCGGCTGTGCACGTAGTGCAGCCCCTCGCACGACTGCATGATGATGCCGATCGACAGCTCCAGCGGGATGCCGCGCCCGGCCGCCGCCGCGCGGCGCATCACGTTGACGAGCTCCTCGCCCTTGAGCAGCTCCATCGCGATGAAGTACTCGCCGCCGAGCTCGCCGAGGTCGTAGGTGTGGACGACGTTGTTGTGGGTCAGCGTCGCCGCGACCCGGGCCTCGTCGAGGAACATGCCCACGACCTCGGGCCGCGCCGCGAACTCCTGCCGCAGCGTCTTGACCACGAGCTCCTTCGCGAAGCCCTCGATGCCGGCATACTGCGCGCGATAGATCTCGGCCATGCCGCCGGTCGCGATGTGCTCGACCAGGACGTACTTGTCACCGAAGGGCGTGGGCTCGATGTTGCTCAACGTCGCATCCTTAGCCTATCGGATCGGCCGACGCGAGGCCATCCTCGCGAACGGGGTGCTCACCACTCTCGCTCCGCGCGGAGCGCCCGGCCCATGAGGGCATCGACCGCATCGCGCACTGCGAGTCCGCCGTAGAGGATGGCGTGCATGGTCGCGACGAGCGGCATCTCGACCTGCTCGCGCGCGGCCAGTCGGTGGGCCGACAGCGTGTTCTTCACGCCCTCGGCGACCATGCCCATCTCGGTGAGGATCTCGTCGAGCGTGCGACCCTGCCCCAGCGCGATGCCGACACGGCGGTTGCGAGAGAGTCCGCCGGTGCAGGTCAACACCAGATCTCCCATGCCTGCGAGGCCCGACAACGTGGCCGGGTGGGCACCGAGCTTGGTCGCCAGGCGGCTGATCTCCGCGAGCCCGCGGGTGATGAGGCCCGCGCGCGCGTTCTGTCCGAGACCCGCACCGTCGCCGATGCCCGCGGCCAACGCGATGACGTTCTTGAGCACGCCACCGAGCTCGACGCCGACGACATCGTCGGTGACGTAGGCCCGGATGCCGTCACCCGAGAGCATGCGCTGCACGGCCAGGCGCACGTCCTCGGAGTGGGCCGCGACCACCACCGTGGTCGGCAGCCCGGCAGCGACCTCGGCCGCGAAGCTGGGCCCGCCCAGTGCCGCGACGCGCTCGCGATGCACCGGCGGGAGCTCGTCATGCAGCACCTCGTGCATGCTCGCGAGCGAGTCGACCTCGATGCCCTTGGCGGCGATCAAATAGTAGGGCGGCGGATCACCGACCACCGTCGCGAGCGCTCGGATCGCGTCGCGCATCGCATGGGAAGGGATCGCGCACACCACCAGCTCGGCGCCCGCGACGGCGTCGCGCATCGACGCGGTCGCGTGCAGCGACGCGGGGAACGGAGCATCGGGCAGGTAGCGCGTGTTCCTGCGTTGGTCCTGCATCTGCTCGACGTGCTCGGCCGAGCGCGCCCACAGCTGCGTGTCGTAGCCGCGACGCGCGAGGTGGATCGCCAGCGCAGTGCCCCAGCTGCCCGCGCCGAGCACGGCCACGCGCCCCTTCGACCCCTGCCCGCCCGCGTCGCCTGCCGCCGCCATCGTGGGCGCGTTTTTACAACGGCACCGGGCCCCGCGTCCGCAGCCTCCGCGGGCCGACCGCCGCGCCGGGGACCCACCGGCCCGGGGGTCGCCGGCCGAGGGCAGGAATGGCGGCTTTCCGAGGTCCGCCAGTTGCGCGCACGCCGGAATTCACCGTAGGGTGATCGCGCCATGCGCAGATTCCCCCTGCCTCGACCTGCCGCGTTCCACCCCTCCCTCCTCGCGCCAGCCCTGTGGGCGTGGTCGGCGATGGTCGCCGTCGGCGGCTGCGGCTCGAAGGTCGATGCGGGCGAGACCAACGCCGAGTACGGCGACGGCGACGGCGACGGCGGCAGCTCGAGCGGCAGCAGCGGTGGAGGCGGCAGCGCGAGCAACTCGGGCACCGGCAGCAGTGCGTCGACCACGGTGGGGACGAGCGCGGGCACCTCGATGTCGACCACCGACGACACCGCCGCGGACACGATGAGCTTCATCGGCCAGCCCGACGACGGCAACGTCGAGGCGATGTGCGATCCGGGCCTGCAGGACTGCCCCAAGGGCCAGAAGTGCACCTCGTTCGTGTCGACACCGGGCGGTCGCACGGTCGACTCGACGCACTGCGTCGATGTCTCGGGTGACCACGTCTTCGGCGAGGAGTGCACCCGCGTCGAGGGTGACGACGACTGCGCGGCAGGCTTCTTCTGCATGACCGACGTCAGCGGCCACACCGGCATGGGCATCTGCCTCGAGTTCTGCGTGGTGAACCAGCCCTGCGAGAACGGCGGCGAGTGTTTCCCGTTCAACGACGGCGCGCTGCCGTTGTGCGAGGTCACCTGCGATCCGCTCGTGCAGGACTGCACGCCGGGCCAGGGCTGCTACGCGGCGTTCAACAACTTCGTGTGCGCGGTACCCGGTGCACCCGACGGCATGGGCGGCGATGGCGATCCCTGCGCGACGATCCAGGGCTGCAGCCCCGGCCTCATCTGTCGCACCGGCACCAACGGCTGCGTGAGCGACAGCGGCTGTTGCACGCCGGTGTGCGACCTCGCCGACGACCAATGCACCGATCCCGCCGAGGACTGCATCCAGGCGCTCGACGACCCGCCGCCGAACCTTCAAGGCGTCGGGTACTGCGGCGTCCCAGCCTGATCGCCGTCGACCCGCCACCCGCTTGGACGGCCGCGGCCACCGCGGCCACCCCCAACCGAAACGCGCGCGGGCCCGCCCCGCCCCCGCGGGCTTCGAGCGGCCCCGCGGGCTTCGAGCGGCCCCGCGGGCTTCGAGCGGGCCTTGCCCGGCAACCCGCCGCCGCCCGCCCGCGAGCGTGCGTCCGATCGCACGGGCCACGCAGAAGGTGATACCGTGTCGGGCGAACGTGGCCGCCGACAGCCGTGACGACAGCACACTGCTCTCGGCCTGGCGCGAGGGCGATGCCCACGCCGGCAACGAGCTGCTGCGACGGCACTTCGTGGCGGTGTACCGCTTCTTCTCGGCCAACCTCTCGCAGGCCGGACGCGACGTCGACCCCGAGGATCTGACGCAGCGCACCTTCGAGGCCTGCATCACGCGCCGCGACGCGGTGCAGACCGACTTCCGCGCGTACGTCTTCGGGGTTGCGCGGCGCCTGCTCTACCTCGAGTGGAAGCGCCGCAAGGGCGTCGGCGACGTGGTCTCGCCGTCGGTCGCCGACATCCGCGACGTGCGGACTTCACCGTCGGTGGCGGTCGCGCGACTCGACGAGCAGAAGCTGTTCCTCAAGGCGCTCGAGGTGCTGCCCGCGGAGTTCCGAGCGGTGCTCGAGCGCTTCTACTGGGAGGACCGGCCGATCGCCGAGATCGCCGACGAGCTCGGCGTGGCGCTCGGGACCGTGAAGAGCCGGCTGTTCCGCGGCAAGGCGATGCTGCGCGACTCGTTGCTCAACAGCAAGGCCCCGCCCGCGCTGCTGCAATCGGCGGTGCTGCGCCTCGATGCCCGGGTCATCGAGGGCGAGCCCGACGGCGGCTGATCGCCGGCCATGAACGAGCGGCGGCCCCGTGCTCGCGCGCGATCGCGAGGCGCTGCCGGCGGGGCGTCGTCGTCCGTCGCGAGCGTGCGGCGGACGACGAGCACACCGCGGGCCGTCAGCCGTTGGCGGGGATGGTCAGCACCGTGCCGTCGGCGAGCTGGGCCACCAGCGCGACGTTGCCGTCGGCGTCGTTGTTCGCGTACACGTTGACCTGGCCACCCGCCAGCGGCGTGGTGTCGACCGTGAACGTGACGTCGGGGGTCGCGTCGTCGTCGACGTCGACGCCGATCTCGAGCGGACCGGCCGGGACGTCGGGCAGCGTCGCCGAGACGCCGAAGTCGACGTTCTCGAGCAGCGCGACCGGGGTTCCGGTGATTTCCCAGATGTCGACCTGGCCGACCGCGGGT encodes:
- the grpE gene encoding nucleotide exchange factor GrpE, producing MTNPKDPSSPDDLNDEINRAMAEAEAAVTAMEGDADNDDPAADTATGLAAAVVELETELQATKDRWLRAVADLENYKKRVRREVDDAQVQAVQKLLPSFLPTMDNLERALEAAGPGASIDQLVRGIQMVRDEFMGALRKHNIEPVISVGVAFDPAVHDALQQVDSPDHAPGVVVREFERGYRMGERLLRPARVVIAGPGSTGAPPAGTTDSEA
- a CDS encoding NAD(P)-dependent glycerol-3-phosphate dehydrogenase, which produces MAAAGDAGGQGSKGRVAVLGAGSWGTALAIHLARRGYDTQLWARSAEHVEQMQDQRRNTRYLPDAPFPASLHATASMRDAVAGAELVVCAIPSHAMRDAIRALATVVGDPPPYYLIAAKGIEVDSLASMHEVLHDELPPVHRERVAALGGPSFAAEVAAGLPTTVVVAAHSEDVRLAVQRMLSGDGIRAYVTDDVVGVELGGVLKNVIALAAGIGDGAGLGQNARAGLITRGLAEISRLATKLGAHPATLSGLAGMGDLVLTCTGGLSRNRRVGIALGQGRTLDEILTEMGMVAEGVKNTLSAHRLAAREQVEMPLVATMHAILYGGLAVRDAVDALMGRALRAEREW
- a CDS encoding protein kinase, producing the protein MSNIEPTPFGDKYVLVEHIATGGMAEIYRAQYAGIEGFAKELVVKTLRQEFAARPEVVGMFLDEARVAATLTHNNVVHTYDLGELGGEYFIAMELLKGEELVNVMRRAAAAGRGIPLELSIGIIMQSCEGLHYVHSRTTEDGTPLGLVHRDINPTNIHVGYDGVCKILDFGIAATRASAVAKKGQVAGKLSYMAPEQLLGHPIDQRADIFPLGVVLYELCLGRRLFRGAREEVTRRVLEGDIPAPTFVDPKFPPALEAIIMRALEVDPADRYQNCDHFFRDLEAFLTEAGLSWTPRRLSAVMSELFGEGAPANVDYDDEYSDLDQALDFAAFDAVPEAGDDDVPEWARTVEAGNPQPRKRPMTIGNIEALVSQARFDESAPHPVARDVPPPTASPPARPPKPTGASEDAREGADPTRSGVHRAVQAPEGDRSRRRPGTGSRPVVRPARNPTPGSGRHPVATTGPLAAIAPDAASGRTFGHSVVSDESKRGGSWVWILGLLAVSGLGYVAYALFTTK
- a CDS encoding coproporphyrinogen III oxidase family protein produces the protein MTAAPADGDARREPSLDEDRGWGLYVHVPFCARHCPYCDFDFVVGRRPDWRSFVDGLQRELDARADRLPTTPPRTVYLGGGTPSLVGREGLAAVVGRVRAATPWRALDEFTVELNPEHVDDALVDGLRSLGVDRVSLGVQSFEPGALAQLGRVHDAAAARHAVAAAIAADLRVSIDLIVGYPGQSADALARDLETTVALGVGHVSIYALDIPAEVPWTKLVRRGLRVLPDDDAQADALLACEAALVGAGLRHYEVASYARPGQHAQHNASYWRAIDYVGLGPSAASARYDRDGAVHRRTNARTLAAWSSGAPPSCESLSPAATAREALWLGLRRLDGFDEAAWRRRWPDAAACDGAIELALARGDLVRDGRGLRVAAARWLQHDRIAVDLL
- the dnaK gene encoding molecular chaperone DnaK, with amino-acid sequence MGGKSRIVGIDLGTTNSCVAVMDGDEVKIIPNAEGSRTTPSVVAFTEDGERMVGQIAKRQAITNPTNTVFAAKRLIGRKFAEPALQELIKLIPYKIVASANDDAWVNVWGRDHSPAEVGAAVLAKMKESAEAFLGEPVTRAIVTVPAYFNDAQRQATKDAGRIAGLEVERIINEPTAATLAYGLHRRSDNRIVAVYDLGGGTFDISLLELRGGVFEVLATAGDTFLGGEDFDNVIVNWCAQQFLAANGIDLRTEKLATQRLKEAAEKAKQELSFSLETEINLPFLAAKGGAPLHLQCTLSRRALEELTKTLVERTLEPCRQVLADAGLAVGEIDDVLLVGGQTRMPMVQARVKEFFGRDPNKGVNPDEVVAAGAAIQGAVLEGSVEGVLLLDVVPLNIGVETQGGVFSVLIPKNTTIPTRKSEVFSTTVDNQPIVNVHVLQGLREMADDNQSLARFQLADIPPAPRGVPQIQVTFDIDADGILGVSAKDLGTNRESKVRVTPSSGLTEEQLLNIAREAEVKRADDVAKRDLADLRNRAETLIYTCKRSLEAYGHALRDVDRHDIENDTARLEALLAGSASAVALRDALAALENSSHMIYEAMLAGSGSGSE
- a CDS encoding J domain-containing protein, whose amino-acid sequence is MAEPDYYAVLGVDATANADDIKKAFRRLTLEFHPDRHAGDPLAEDRYRQINAAYDTLSDPALRAKYDAQRRFGQLDLSKGFDGQSARDLLGNVFGDVFGNRRAQRRKGRDLRYTLSVDLAEAVLGTTQAIGFEAPGVCTTCSGSGTKAGGRPAQTCPNCGGRGEVKGEGLFARRTRCGRCDGTGMVQIDPCSDCRGSGSRRQARAFDVKLPPGTAAGTERVLTGLGEPGRFGGEPGDLRITVNVRPHPRLVRDGDDLRCDATISIAEAALGTRLSVPTVDGDAWLEVPAGIKSGTKLRLRGKGVPTAAGGKSSRRGDQLVLVTVETPAVPSGAAGERVRAALAALEEACNDTGALPRRSAERATPTRERS
- a CDS encoding GTPase domain-containing protein: MVFIDIQHREVTLKLVYYGPALSGKTTNLQQLHAMMGDHTGTGLMTLNTRDDRTLFFDLLPLTMATAAGMSIKLKLFTVPGQVFHAATRRIVLQGADGVVFVADSRISETRANNESFADLRNNLADNGIGFDDVAVVIQFNKRDLPGIRSDEDVRRIAAKGSEPVYSAIAIEGQGVAETFTGLAASTWQKLERRFELERRFGVTCDEFMAQVAGLLRPGGT